A region from the Lysobacter sp. BMK333-48F3 genome encodes:
- a CDS encoding PH domain-containing protein — protein MTDAPASADSPAPPAPAPAIDAPAADEGWQQLPPRAQLLCTIDVSISLAVVFAIAGVVAGVLTRGLLVGAASALTGALLGAGIGTWIGLRRYRNTLWRLDAHGFAVRRGVAWQRETLVPLTRVQHLDLKHGPLQRLRDLATLVVHTAGTRHSAVSIDHLDAADAERLRERLGRQLDSDDEA, from the coding sequence ATGACCGACGCGCCCGCCAGCGCCGATTCCCCTGCCCCGCCGGCGCCCGCGCCCGCCATCGACGCGCCCGCCGCCGACGAGGGCTGGCAACAGCTGCCGCCGCGCGCCCAATTGCTGTGCACGATCGACGTCAGCATTTCCCTGGCGGTGGTGTTCGCGATCGCCGGGGTGGTCGCCGGGGTGCTGACCCGCGGCCTGCTGGTCGGCGCCGCCAGCGCGCTCACCGGCGCCCTGCTCGGCGCCGGCATCGGCACCTGGATCGGCCTGCGCCGTTATCGCAACACGCTGTGGCGGCTGGACGCGCACGGTTTCGCGGTGCGCCGCGGCGTCGCCTGGCAGCGCGAGACGCTGGTGCCGCTGACCCGGGTCCAGCACCTGGACCTCAAGCACGGCCCGCTGCAGCGATTGCGCGACCTGGCCACCCTGGTCGTGCACACCGCCGGCACCCGCCACAGCGCGGTGTCGATCGACCACCTCGACGCCGCCGACGCCGAGCGCCTGCGCGAACGCCTGGGCCGCCAGCTCGACAGCGACGACGAGGCCTGA
- a CDS encoding PH domain-containing protein — MSWLFVLIQQLKQFVVPLIALLVFGRGDRNELWPLIGVGVLVVVSIWRYLTYRYGIGANHLVVRSGLFNRSLREIPFVRIQNVAVHQTVLHRLFGVAEVRLESAGSKEPEAQMRVLKLADALALEALVRRRGDAAAPDQAEPAAEVLLRLSPAEVLRLGLVSDGGLVLIGAGFAALTQAMPDFNAKVPGRLMREAVRWLFGRVESYHLDALGYVGVALILALTLAVALKLLSVALAVLRYYGFELSEHGRRLTAERGLLGRWRTTVPRRRIQAWTLEEGLLHRLLARRRLAVDTVGAGDQDDGRALKELAPIAPLPVCDALVDRLLPGAQLERLPWRPLPDAAWWRLFLPDLPWVALAAFALYWQVGILSALALLWLPWAAFKAQRRARRIGYAVDAQLVAVREGWWRRYWRFAELDKLQALQITRSPIDRRCGTATLWLDTAGAGALGPPLRIRFLPEAEARRLYAELAAVLARRPLRW, encoded by the coding sequence ATGTCGTGGCTGTTCGTGCTGATCCAGCAGCTCAAGCAGTTCGTGGTGCCGCTGATCGCCCTGCTGGTGTTCGGCCGCGGCGACCGCAACGAGCTGTGGCCGCTGATCGGCGTCGGCGTGCTGGTCGTGGTGTCGATCTGGCGCTACCTGACCTATCGCTACGGCATCGGCGCCAACCACCTGGTGGTGCGCAGCGGGCTGTTCAACCGCAGCCTGCGCGAGATCCCGTTCGTGCGGATCCAGAACGTGGCCGTGCACCAGACCGTGCTGCACCGCTTGTTCGGGGTCGCCGAGGTGCGCCTGGAATCGGCTGGCAGCAAGGAGCCGGAGGCGCAGATGCGGGTGCTCAAGCTCGCCGACGCGCTGGCCCTGGAAGCGCTGGTGCGGCGGCGCGGCGACGCGGCCGCGCCGGACCAGGCCGAGCCGGCGGCCGAGGTCCTGCTGCGCCTGTCGCCGGCCGAGGTGCTGCGGCTGGGGCTGGTCTCCGACGGCGGCCTGGTCCTGATCGGCGCCGGCTTCGCCGCGCTGACCCAGGCCATGCCCGACTTCAACGCCAAGGTGCCGGGCCGGCTGATGCGCGAGGCGGTGCGCTGGCTGTTCGGCCGGGTCGAGTCCTATCACCTGGACGCGCTCGGCTACGTCGGCGTGGCCCTGATCCTGGCGCTGACCCTGGCGGTCGCGCTCAAGCTGCTGTCGGTGGCGCTGGCGGTGCTGCGCTATTACGGCTTCGAACTCAGCGAACACGGCCGCCGCCTGACCGCCGAACGCGGTCTGCTCGGGCGCTGGCGCACCACCGTGCCGCGCCGGCGCATCCAGGCCTGGACCCTGGAGGAAGGCCTGCTGCACCGCCTGTTGGCGCGGCGCCGGCTGGCGGTGGACACGGTCGGCGCCGGCGACCAGGACGACGGCCGCGCGCTCAAGGAGCTGGCGCCGATCGCGCCGCTGCCGGTCTGCGACGCCCTGGTCGACCGGCTGTTGCCGGGCGCGCAGCTGGAGCGGCTGCCGTGGCGGCCGCTGCCGGACGCGGCTTGGTGGCGACTGTTCCTGCCCGACCTGCCCTGGGTCGCGCTGGCGGCGTTCGCGCTGTACTGGCAGGTCGGAATCTTGAGCGCGCTGGCGCTGCTGTGGCTGCCGTGGGCGGCGTTCAAGGCCCAGCGCCGCGCGCGCCGGATCGGCTACGCCGTCGATGCGCAGTTGGTCGCGGTGCGCGAAGGCTGGTGGCGGCGCTATTGGCGTTTCGCCGAACTCGACAAGCTGCAGGCCTTGCAGATCACCCGCTCGCCGATCGACCGCCGCTGCGGCACCGCGACCCTGTGGCTGGACACCGCCGGCGCCGGCGCGCTGGGGCCGCCGTTGCGGATCCGTTTCCTGCCCGAAGCCGAAGCGCGGCGGCTGTACGCCGAACTGGCCGCGGTGCTGGCGCGGCGCCCGCTGCGTTGGTGA
- a CDS encoding glycosyltransferase family 2 protein: MTPSPAASVVFTTYNQPAWLEKVLLGFAAQSRRDFEILVADDGSGEETRACIERLRPQLPMPLRHLWQPDQGFRKCQALNMAIRASAADYLIFTDGDCIPRADFVATHLRLRRPGRFLSGGYHKLPMETSRRIDGDDIAAGRCFDAHWLRAHGMPATRRDLKLTAPPRLAWLLDQVSPARASWNGHGASGWKRDILAVNGFDERMRYGGQDREFGERLENAGVRGIRIRHRAIVVHLDHPRGYASAESIAFNRALRAQTRRQRLAWTEHGLQQQPQPDAAAVDGLGAAWPQPAG; the protein is encoded by the coding sequence ATGACCCCATCGCCCGCCGCCAGCGTCGTGTTCACCACCTACAACCAGCCGGCCTGGCTGGAGAAGGTGCTGTTGGGCTTCGCCGCGCAGAGCCGGCGCGATTTCGAGATCCTGGTCGCCGACGACGGCAGCGGCGAGGAAACCCGCGCATGCATCGAGCGCCTGCGGCCGCAGCTGCCGATGCCGCTGCGCCACCTGTGGCAGCCCGACCAGGGCTTCCGCAAATGCCAGGCGCTGAACATGGCGATCCGCGCCAGCGCCGCCGACTATCTGATCTTCACCGACGGCGATTGCATCCCGCGCGCCGACTTCGTCGCCACCCATCTGCGCCTGCGCCGCCCCGGCCGGTTCCTGTCCGGCGGCTATCACAAGCTGCCGATGGAGACGAGCCGGCGCATCGACGGCGACGACATCGCCGCCGGCCGTTGCTTCGACGCGCACTGGCTGCGCGCGCACGGCATGCCGGCCACGCGCCGCGATCTCAAACTGACGGCGCCGCCGCGGCTGGCCTGGTTGCTGGACCAGGTCAGCCCGGCGCGGGCGAGCTGGAACGGCCACGGCGCCTCGGGCTGGAAGCGCGACATCCTGGCCGTCAACGGCTTCGACGAGCGCATGCGCTACGGCGGCCAGGACCGCGAATTCGGCGAACGGCTGGAGAACGCCGGCGTGCGCGGCATCCGCATCCGCCATCGCGCGATCGTGGTCCACCTGGACCATCCGCGCGGCTACGCCAGCGCCGAGAGCATCGCCTTCAATCGCGCCCTGCGCGCGCAGACCCGGCGCCAGCGCCTGGCCTGGACCGAGCACGGCCTGCAGCAACAACCGCAGCCGGACGCGGCGGCGGTCGACGGCCTCGGTGCGGCCTGGCCGCAGCCGGCCGGCTGA
- a CDS encoding glycosyltransferase family 2 protein, translated as MPLPDHASSSRRPTLSATVIACDEADRIGDCLASLAFCDEILVVDSGSRDATVEIARGFGARVLHRPFDGFRSQKQYAVEQAAHDWVLCVDADERIDERLRAAIERARDGGFAAAAGYRFARRSEYFGRYLRHGNAYPDRKLRLFDRRRGGWRGDREVHESASVDGAVATLRGDLLHRPFRSFEHQLAKGRRYAQMMAEHDHARGKRASLARLVLSPAWRFWRGYLLRGGFLDGWPGLVYAYVTAYTARQKTIRLWLLGRSGES; from the coding sequence ATGCCGTTACCGGACCATGCCAGTTCTTCGCGCCGCCCGACGCTGTCGGCGACGGTGATCGCCTGCGACGAAGCCGACCGGATCGGCGATTGCCTGGCCTCGCTGGCGTTCTGCGACGAGATCCTGGTGGTCGACTCGGGCTCGCGCGACGCCACGGTCGAGATCGCGCGCGGCTTCGGCGCGCGGGTGCTGCACCGGCCGTTCGACGGTTTCCGCAGCCAGAAGCAGTACGCGGTCGAACAGGCCGCGCACGACTGGGTGCTGTGCGTGGATGCCGACGAGCGCATCGACGAGCGCTTGCGCGCGGCGATCGAGCGCGCCCGCGACGGCGGCTTCGCCGCGGCGGCCGGCTACCGCTTCGCCCGCCGCTCGGAGTACTTCGGCCGCTACCTGCGCCACGGCAACGCCTACCCCGACCGCAAGCTGCGCCTGTTCGACCGCCGCCGCGGCGGCTGGCGCGGCGACCGCGAAGTGCACGAAAGCGCCAGCGTCGACGGCGCGGTCGCGACCCTGCGCGGCGACCTGCTGCACCGCCCGTTCCGTTCGTTCGAACACCAACTGGCCAAAGGCCGGCGCTACGCGCAGATGATGGCCGAGCACGACCACGCCCGCGGCAAACGCGCCTCGCTGGCGCGCCTGGTGCTGTCGCCGGCCTGGCGCTTCTGGCGCGGCTACCTGTTGCGCGGCGGCTTCCTCGACGGCTGGCCGGGCCTGGTCTACGCCTATGTCACCGCGTATACGGCGCGGCAGAAGACGATCCGGTTGTGGCTGTTGGGGAGAAGCGGGGAGTCGTGA
- a CDS encoding CDP-glycerol glycerophosphotransferase family protein gives MSDYLLFATERYALPILQPLAEALHAQGHVAHAWFADGAAGSALPAPVRRLAPGREGLRAAVALKPRAVFSAANWVPPFIAGAKVQLFHGFNVEKRDDARGHFRVRGLFDLYCTQGPATTAPFRALAEQAGHFAVVETGWPKLDPLFRDDDGSAAQLRARAGGRPVVLFASTFTERLSAAPHLLEAIAAQVAAGERYWLLTLHPKCAPELFERYRALQGANAHFVETEQLVAAQRAADVLLADTTSVVSEFVVQRKPVVTFRNRAPKPHMLDFADPAQLPGQLARAFAPDASLQAAIDAYAEQIHPYRDGRSSQRVIAATDNLLAGRLGRLRKRPFTALLRGLQIRRELGYWGPTG, from the coding sequence ATGTCCGATTACCTGCTCTTCGCCACCGAACGCTACGCCCTGCCGATCCTGCAGCCGCTGGCGGAGGCGTTGCACGCGCAGGGGCACGTCGCCCATGCCTGGTTCGCCGACGGCGCCGCCGGCTCGGCCCTGCCGGCGCCGGTGCGGCGGTTGGCGCCGGGGCGCGAGGGCTTGCGCGCGGCGGTGGCGCTCAAGCCGCGCGCGGTGTTCAGTGCCGCCAACTGGGTGCCGCCGTTCATCGCCGGGGCCAAGGTGCAGTTGTTCCATGGCTTCAACGTCGAAAAGCGCGACGACGCGCGCGGCCACTTCCGCGTGCGCGGCCTGTTCGACCTGTATTGCACCCAGGGCCCGGCGACCACCGCGCCGTTCCGCGCCCTGGCCGAGCAGGCCGGGCATTTCGCCGTGGTCGAGACCGGCTGGCCCAAGCTCGATCCGCTGTTCCGCGACGACGACGGCAGCGCCGCGCAACTGCGCGCGCGCGCCGGCGGCCGGCCGGTGGTGCTGTTCGCCTCGACCTTCACCGAGCGGCTCAGCGCCGCGCCGCACCTGCTCGAGGCGATCGCCGCGCAGGTCGCCGCCGGCGAGCGCTACTGGCTGCTGACCCTGCATCCCAAGTGCGCGCCGGAACTGTTCGAGCGCTACCGCGCCCTGCAGGGCGCGAACGCGCACTTCGTCGAGACCGAGCAACTGGTCGCGGCCCAGCGCGCCGCCGACGTGCTGCTCGCCGATACCACCTCGGTGGTGTCGGAGTTCGTGGTCCAGCGCAAGCCGGTGGTGACCTTCCGCAACCGCGCGCCCAAGCCGCACATGCTGGATTTCGCCGATCCGGCGCAGTTGCCCGGGCAACTGGCGCGCGCGTTCGCGCCGGACGCGTCGCTGCAGGCGGCGATCGACGCCTACGCCGAGCAGATCCATCCCTACCGCGACGGCCGCTCCTCGCAGCGGGTCATCGCCGCCACCGACAACCTGCTCGCCGGCCGCCTCGGCCGCCTGCGCAAGCGCCCGTTCACCGCCTTGCTGCGCGGCCTGCAGATCCGCCGCGAACTGGGCTATTGGGGGCCGACGGGGTGA
- a CDS encoding glycosyltransferase family 2 protein, with protein sequence MDTPSPAAERPRLSACIIAFDEADRIGDCIASLAFCDEVLVVDSHSRDATAAIAQAAGARVLQRAFDGFRSQKQFAIEQAAHDWVLCLDADERVSEELRAAIEAARARGFADAAGYRFARLSDYFGRFLRHGNAYPDRVLRLFDRRRGGWRGKREVHEAASVDGAVATLRGDLIHYPYRSLEQQLAKTERYARMMAEHDYARGKRATLAKLVLAPAWRFWRGYLLRGGFLDGWHGLVYAYVRANYVRQKTVMLWLLQNGQPVTTPRRD encoded by the coding sequence ATCGACACGCCCTCGCCCGCCGCCGAACGTCCGCGCCTGTCGGCCTGCATCATCGCTTTCGACGAGGCCGACCGGATCGGCGACTGCATCGCCTCGCTGGCGTTCTGCGACGAGGTGCTGGTGGTGGATTCGCATTCGCGCGACGCCACCGCGGCGATCGCCCAGGCGGCCGGCGCGCGGGTGCTGCAACGGGCCTTCGACGGCTTCCGCAGCCAGAAGCAGTTCGCGATCGAACAGGCCGCGCACGACTGGGTGCTGTGCCTGGACGCGGACGAGCGGGTCAGCGAGGAACTGCGCGCGGCGATCGAGGCGGCGCGCGCGCGCGGCTTCGCCGACGCCGCCGGCTATCGCTTCGCCCGCCTGTCGGATTATTTCGGCAGGTTCCTGCGCCACGGCAACGCCTACCCCGACCGGGTGCTGCGCCTGTTCGACCGCCGCCGCGGCGGCTGGCGCGGCAAGCGCGAGGTGCACGAAGCAGCCAGCGTCGACGGCGCGGTCGCGACCCTGCGCGGCGACCTGATCCACTACCCGTATCGCTCGCTGGAGCAACAGCTGGCCAAGACCGAGCGCTACGCGCGGATGATGGCCGAGCACGACTACGCCCGCGGCAAGCGCGCGACCCTGGCCAAGCTGGTGCTGGCGCCGGCGTGGCGGTTCTGGCGCGGCTATCTGCTGCGCGGCGGCTTCCTCGACGGCTGGCACGGCCTGGTCTACGCCTATGTGCGCGCCAACTACGTGCGGCAGAAGACGGTGATGCTGTGGCTGCTGCAGAACGGGCAACCGGTGACTACGCCGCGGCGGGATTGA